The Colletotrichum higginsianum IMI 349063 chromosome 2, whole genome shotgun sequence genome has a segment encoding these proteins:
- a CDS encoding Protein-S-isoprenylcysteine O-methyltransferase — MSRPDSSLDSSEKERAMPLDQSTTDTKFSGTNTDNHTGDKKQDVEGRIPTSAASAAVATAERDLYEPYQNGYHFPPAHTKKQSTMIGLKAFWKYTCTPLGFFVVLYGLNVVAWGGMLFLLLCNAAPAMCYPTCNDINSPRRKWIEWDSQILNALFCVTGFGLAPWRFRDLYFLMQYRILKKPEALGRLAGIHRGWFRLPGSDQLPVHIGPQNVAELASEQPVLQIPHPEKAIPDPPLTGVRAPPTAIWKMDFVIWFNVWNTFLQCVLSGFMWGMNRFDRPSWSTGLFVALACLAAAIGGLMMFFEGKKVKSIEGVPLSKEDEERLAKDKEMGVQHYNNIKDKKPKEPKEKK, encoded by the coding sequence ATGTCACGCCCAGACTCGTCGCTAGACAGTAGCGAAAAAGAAAGGGCCAtgccacttgaccagtcaaCCACGGACACGAAGTTCTCGGGTACCAACACTGACAACCACACGGGGGACAAGAAGCAGGATGTAGAAGGCCGGATACCAACAAGTGCGGCTTCAGCGGCAGTTGCCACCGCCGAGCGCGACTTGTACGAACCTTACCAGAACGGCTACCACTTCCCACCAGCACATACGAAAAAGCAATCTACCATGATTGGCCTGAAAGCCTTTTGGAAGTACACATGCACGCCTCTCGGCTTCTTTGTTGTACTCTACGGCCTCAACGTCGTGGCTTGGGGTGGCATGTTGTTCTTGCTGCTCTGCAACGCTGCACCAGCCATGTGTTATCCTACATGCAACGACATCAACTCTCCCCGTCGCAAGTGGATCGAGTGGGACTCGCAAATTTTGAACGCTCTTTTCTGCGTTACGGGCTTCGGTTTGGCGCCCTGGAGATTTCGCGACCTATACTTCTTGATGCAGTACCGTATCTTGAAGAAGCCTGAAGCTCTTGGTCGTCTGGCCGGCATCCATCGAGGGTGGTTCCGGTTGCCTGGGTCGGATCAACTTCCCGTCCATATTGGTCCCCAGAACGTGGCTGAGTTGGCGTCCGAACAACCTGTTCTTCAGATTCCGCACCCGGAGAAGGCCATCCCAGATCCACCGCTGACTGGCGTCCGGGCGCCTCCTACGGCCATCTGGAAGATGGACTTCGTCATATGGTTCAACGTGTGGAACACCTTCTTACAGTGTGTTCTCTCTGGCTTCATGTGGGGAATGAATCGCTTCGATAGACCTAGTTGGTCGACAGGTctcttcgtcgcccttgCGTGCCTGGCGGCCGCCATAGGAGGCTTGATGATGTTTTTTGAGGGCAAGAAGGTCAAGAGCATAGAAGGAGTGCCGCTTAGcaaggaggatgaggagcgCTTGGCAAAAGACAAAGAGATGGGCGTCCAGCATTATAACAATATCAAGGATAAGAAACCGAAGGAgcccaaggagaagaaatAG
- a CDS encoding Alcohol dehydrogenase GroES-like domain-containing protein, with protein sequence MSATGSMRAVVFNGPQNVSVEQRPIPTIQDDGDIIVKVQATALCGSPRELHVFRGHQPSETGFIMGHEFTGTVVEKGAAVATLNIGDRVVTPFTSSCMQCFYCKNGYTSRCVRSKLFGCGALDGGQAEYVRVPDADGTAITAPSTISDNALVLMADIWPTGFFGAKSGFSLLKEEERSNATAVVIGCGPVGLCALIAALEYRPKHLFAIDSVDSRLELARSLGAEPLNFKTDRAGMERRIKEATEGRGADVVIEVVGLSPALRTAFDVVRPWGVIASIGVHNGEIPWTGTEAYGKNLRLQMGRCPVRAIFPEALALLEKKQDKLGFMFDRIMPLSDAVEGYALFDQMQVQKVIFTP encoded by the exons ATGTCCGCCACGGGTTCTATGCGTgccgtcgtcttcaacgGACCTCAAAACGTGTCCGTCGAGCAACGTCCCATTCCTACCA TCCAGGATGACGGCGACATTATTGTCAAGGTACAGGCTACGGCTCTGTGCGGCTC TCCGAGGGAGTTGCATGTGTTTCGCGGCCACCAGCCATCCGAGACAGGCTTCATCATGGGTCATGAATTTACCGGCACAgtcgtcgagaagggcgcTGCTGTCGCCACCTTGAACATTGGCGACAGGGTTGTCACCCCCTTCACCTCGTCGTG CATGCAATGTTTCTATTGCAAGAACGGTTACACATCCCGCTGCGTTCGTAGCAAGCTTTTTGGATGCGGTGCCCTGGACGGTGGACAGGCCGAGTACGTCCGTGTTCCCGATGCCGACGGAACTGCCATAACAGCCCCGAGTACCATCTCCGATAATGCTCTGGTGCTTATGGCAGACATCTGGCCAACCGGCTTCTTTGGCGCCAAGTCTGGATTCAGCTTGCttaaagaggaagaaagatCCAACGCCACCGCGGTTGTCATTGGATGCGGACCGGTCGGCCTCTGTGCCCTAATTGCAGCGCTGGAGTACCGCCCCAAGCACCTCTTTGCCATTGACAGTGTAGACAGTCGTCTGGAGCTTGCCAGAAGCCTTGGCGCGGAGCCCTTGAACTTCAAGACAGATCGTGCCGGCATGGAGAGACGAATCAAGGAAGCCACAGAGGGTCGTGGGGCCGACGTTGTCATTGAAGTCGTTGGCCTGAGCCCAGCCCTAAGAACTGCGTTTGATGTTGTTAGGCCATGGGGCGTCATTGCCAGCATCGGAGTCCACAACGGCGAG ATTCCGTGGACGGGTACAGAGGCGTATGG GAAAAACCTGAGACTGCAGATGGGCCGATGCCCTGTCCGAGCGATCTTCCCCGAGGCGCTTGCTCTgttggagaagaagcaagACAAACTCGG ATTCATGTTTGACCGTATTATGCCATTGAGTGATGCTGTCGAAGGATATGCGTTGTTTGACCAGATGCAAGTCCAAAAGGTCATCTTTACTCCGTGA
- a CDS encoding C2H2 type zinc finger protein — MTASAIQSHLQHSAASDCYDPDDVLPHDSPQMQAHRPRLQPSPSPPPELGLGPKLLHGRRRVEPIQGDAVLVSHLGNGRLPEVAHAAALEPLASDNGSEDDSSSPTSPDREMTKPAEPFDLKILAADALAFTATEAPTSDAIAAATSKPDHSGDGPRGQHKSVPLGIGSRDLPIRDERPALAAPAVVYSASNNHAPRRSVPSLSNAEVTSPVSPSQQSAPGGLPPLLDSPKSDGSGHGPLPSIRAQLGDFKRLAETAMSPENDIGCVRHAASFPRSPPANIPRLPSLAGLPIGQASPPISPNEGFRRELPSPAHTIPSLSPYYYSSSSNGGHHRPSTDYSSGTAETPSTDHTALTPAHSVADRMSIDGLTNPQTGYICTFSGCNAAPFQTQYLLNSHANVHSSARPHYCSVKGCPRSEGGKGFKRKNEMIRHGLVHDSPGYVCPFCPDREHKYPRPDNLQRHVRVHHVDKDKDDPLLRDVLSQRPDGPNRGRRRRGGPA, encoded by the exons ATGACTGCGTCGGCTATTCAGAGCCACTTGCAACATTCAGCTGCAAGCGACTGCTACGACCCCGATGACGTTCTTCCGCACGACAGCCCGCAAATGCAAGCTCACCGTCCCAGATTACAGCCCTCGCCCAGTCCTCCGCCCGAACTTGGCCTCGGTCCGAAGTTGCTACACGGTCGTCGCAGGGTTGAGCCTATCCAAGGCGATGCTGTACTAGTATCTCATCTTGGGAACGGTAGGCTGCCAGAAGTCGCCCATGCAGCTGCCCTGGAGCCACTTGCCTCGGATAATGGGTCTGAAGACGATTCGTCCTCCCCGACGTCTCCTGATCGCGAAATGACCAAGCCGGCTGAACCTTTCGATCTCAAGATTCTTGCGGCGGACGCCTTGGCCTTCACTGCTACAGAAGCTCCTACCTCGGATGCGATTGCCGCCGCGACATCTAAACCCGACCATTCGGGCGACGGGCCAAGAGGTCAGCACAAGTCGGTACCCCTAGGGATCGGTAGTCGTGACCTACCTATACGCGATGAGCGCCCTGCTCTGGCTGCCCCCGCCGTAGTCTATTCTGCCAGTAACAACCACGCGCCGCGTCGTTCAGTGCCTAGCCTGAGCAACGCCGAGGTCACGTCCCCAGTGAGCCCTTCACAGCAGTCGGCACCCGGCGGCCTGCCTCCCCTCCTGGATTCGCCAAAATCTGACGGAAGCGGGCATGGTCCATTACCGTCTATAAGGGCCCAGCTTGGGGACTTCAAGCGCTTGGCAGAGACCGCAATGAGTCCAGAGAATGACATAGGCTGCGTACGACATGCTGCCTCATTTCCACGCTCGCCTCCGGCAAACATCCCTCGTTTACCGTCGTTAGCCGGTCTACCAATCGGTCAAGCGTCGCCACCAATCTCTCCCAATGAAGGTTTCCGAAGAGAGCTTCCGTCGCCCGCCCACACTATACCTTCTCTTAGCCCCTACTACTACTCTTCTTCATCAAACGgcggccatcatcggccaAGCACCGACTACAGTAGTGGGACAGCAGAGACCCCGAGCACAGATCACACCGCTTTAACGCCAGCCCATTCTGTCGCAGACCGCATGAGTATTGATGGCCTCACAAACCCACAAACTGGTTACATTTGCACGTTCTCGGGGTGCAATGCTGCGCCGTTCCAGACTCAGTATCTATTAAACTCGCACGCCAATGTTCATTCGTCTGCCCGGCCTCACTATTGCTCGGTCAAGGGTTGTCCTCGAAGCGAAGGCGGCAAAGGTTTCAAGAGGAAGAATGAAATGATAAGGCACGGCCTCGTTCATGACTCTCCTGGATACGTTTGTCCCTTCTGCCCAGACAGAGAACACAAATATCCACGTCCAGACAATCTTCAAAG ACATGTTCGTGTACACCACGTGGACAAGGATAAGGACGACCCGCTTTTGCGGGATGTCCTGTCGCAAAGACCGGATGGACCGAATCGCGGTCGACGGCGTAGAGGAGGCCCTGCCTAG
- a CDS encoding PALB protein, which produces MEAKAIREEALMARSSGRDALNHAIAAADLYMKAAKEAASPADRVRFRKKCEGLITHAEQLKSSPRATPATTTKATTVITSASNPNCHVRQIPSNERAILLRSSRLHGNIFPPWQSDPVDGTFSLPEGKHVFSDPTEYTMSPRQQSILEGWKRPVEQAREETVDRDFMASDSDCDLVQDVTTDCSVVASLCAAMKILQRGRQSVLGSIMFPYDHAQGRPKISRSGKYMFRMHFNGCFRQVVVDDRLPVSRNNRTLFVVDRKNPNLLWPALLEKAYLKVRGGYDFPGSNSGTDLWVITGWIPEQLFLQSEDVDLEGTWDDIKEAYHAGNLIITLGTGRLTQTEEDALGLVGEHDYAVLEIDISPGARRLLVKNPWCDGLVWKGVGSSGLLEKTAALSLSATSVSVEPKSSEHSRPVGSFWISVEDVAQNFESMYLNWNPDMFTHRQDHHFTWRVPTKNMTSSLAHNPQYSVLSSSGDEVWILLSRHFADEELNIARNKSASSAAPSRQLGFTSIFIFESEGKKVQVREGFVYQGSYVDSPQTLAKFRLRAGKPYTIVMAHQDLPLHDYSCTFTLFSRTPLEVKPAEEEMRYYKEFSSAWTRRTAGGNASSITYSQNPQFSISIPRATSLSILLSSGDREVAIHVDLVWAHGKRVTSIGVKDVVASSGDYRRGNALVQVPLVEPGTYTIVCSTWEPGQLADFGMRVGSQVECQIQPVLSDGAGLLRTRTPAIAFSEGEEKRRAPVTVTRLSRAQVVARCPLLTGRDGQHIPTTAVRISLVYGRGPEESVLAMSGGGEFRELTMAVRTPEFDLEPDRLRQDQLWLVVEQLGSQQGRQSIEVEFLSDNAIHVGDWQIVDG; this is translated from the exons ATGGAAGCTAAAGCCATT AGAGAAGAGGCCTTGATGGCCAGATCATCTGGCCGTGACGCTTTGAATCATGCAATTGCCGCAGCCGACTTGTACATGAAGGCTGCCAAAGAAGCCGCTTCGCCCGCCGACCGCGTTCGTTTTAGGAAGAAGTGCGAGGGACTCATTACCCATGCTGAGCAGCTCAAGTCCTCGCCCAGGGCCACTCCCGCGACCACAACCAAAGCCACCACTGTCATcacctcggcgtcgaacCCTAACTGTCATGTGCGCCAAATACCCTCCAACGAGAGGGCTATTCTTTTGCGCTCGTCTCGGCTACATGGAAATATATTCCCACCCTGGCAGTCCGACCCTGTTGACGGCACGTTCTCCCTGCCCGAAGGAAAACATGTCTTCTC TGACCCGACGGAGTACACCATGTCGCCTCGACAACAGTCGATCCTCGAAGGCTGGAAACGCCCCGTGGAGCAGGCCAGAGAAGAAACCGTAGACAGGGACTTCATGGCCTCGGATAGCGACTGTGATCTTGTACAGGATGTCACGACAGACTGCTCAGTCGTAGCCAGTCTATGTGCCGCCATGAAGATTCTTCAGAGGGGCAGGCAATCA GTTCTCGGTTCCATCATGTTTCCGTACGACCATGCTCAGGGGCGGCCCAAGATCTCAAGGAGTGGAAAGTACATGTTCCGCATGCACTTCAACGGCTGTTTTCGTCAAGTCGTTGTGGATGACCGGCTACCTGTCTCGCGGAACAACCGCACATTGTTCGTTGTCGATCGCAAGAATCCCAACTTGCTCTGGCCGGCCCTCTTAGAAAAAGCCTACTTGAAGGTTCGAGGGGGCTATGATTTCCCCGGGAGCAACTCAGGTACCGATCTGTGGGTCATTACCGGATGGATTCCCGAACAACTGTTTCTTCAGAG TGAGGATGTCGATCTCGAAGGCACTTGGGACGACATTAAGGAAGCGTACCATGCTGGCAATCTTATCATCACATTAGGCACTGGGCGGCTGACACAGACGGAAGAGGATGCCCTGGGTCTCGTTGGTGAGCATGATTATGCAGTGCTAGAGATTGATATTTCACCTGGAGCCCGCCGGCTGCTTGTCAAGAATCCGTGGTGTGATGGTCTTGTCTGGAAAGGCGTTGGATCTTCCGGACTTCTCGAGAAAACGGCGGCCCTATCGCTATCAGCTACGTCTGTGTCGGTAGAGCCTAAGTCATCGGAACACTCGAGGCCAGTTGGTTCTTTCTGGATTTCGGTCGAGGACGTTGCCCAAAACTTTGAGTCCATGTACCTGAACTGGAACCCGGACATGTTCACACACCGGCAGGATCATCACTTTACATGGCGGGTGCCGACGAAGAACATGACGTCCTCCCTCGCCCACAACCCGCAATATTCGGTGCTCTCAAGCAGTGGAGATGAGGTATGGATCCTGCTGAGCAGGCACTTTGCAGACGAAGAGCTTAATATTGCGCGCAACAAgtcggcttcttcggcggcgccatcgagacAGCTGGGCTTCACAagcatcttcatcttcgAGAGCGAAGGCAAAAAGGTGCAGGTGAGAGAGGGCTTCGTCTATCAGGGCTCCTATGTCGACTCACCGCAGACACTGGCCAAGTTCAGACTTCGCGCCGGCAAACCCTACACCATCGTCATGGCCCACCAGGATCTACCGCTGCACGACTACTCGTGCACATTCACCCTCTTCTCACGGACGCCTCTAGAGGTCAAGCCTGCCGAAGAAGAGATGAGGTACTACAAGGAGTTCTCCAGTGCCTGGACAAGGAGAACCGCCGGGGGCAATGCGTCATCCATTACGTACTCACAAAATCCTCAGTTCAGCATATCGATCCCCAGGGCCACGTCTCTTTCCATTCTTCTCTCGTCTGGAGACCGCGAGGTGGCCATTCATGTTGATCTGGTCTGGGCACACGGCAAGAGAGTCACCTCGATCGGAGTCAAGGACGTCGTGGCCAGTTCTGGCGACTATCGGAGAGGCAACGCTCTGGTGCAGGTCCCTTTGGTGGAGCCGGGCACTTACACCATCGTCTGCTCGACGTGGGAACCGGGCCAGCTTGCCGATTTCGGCATGCGTGTGGGCTCACAGGTAGAATGCCAGATACAGCCCGTGTTGAgtgacggcgccggcctgttGCGGACTCGCACACCAGCCATTGCCTTCAGcgagggggaagagaagagacgGGCGCCTGTCACGGTAACACGACTTTCTCGGGCCCAAGTTGTTGCCCGTTGCCCCCTCTTGACGGGACGGGACGGTCAGCACATCCCTACGACGGCAGTCCGTATCTCTCTTGTATACGGGAGAGGACCCGAGGAGTCCGTGCTTGCTATGTCAGGCGGCGGTGAGTTCCGGGAGCTCACTATGGCTGTCCGAACACCAGAATTCGACCTTGAGCCCGACCGTTTGCGACAAGACCAGCTATGGCTCGTTGTGGAACAGCTCGGCAGCCAGCAAGGTCGCCAAAGCATCGAGGTAGAATTTTTAAGTGACAATGCCATTCACGTCGGCGACTGGCAGATTGTTGATGGCTAG
- a CDS encoding Peroxisomal carrier, producing MAAQSKSAPIAPWGKAVAGASGAVLANALVYPLDIVKTRLQVQVKPQSTTATTEPAEPTDHVEPHYSSTWDALSKIVAEDGPKGLYAGMSGSLLGVASTNFAYFYWYSVVRALYLRSAKSSAPPSTLIELSLGAVAGAVAQLCTIPVAVITTRQQTQRKTERKGFVDTAREVIDGDDGLFGLWRGLKASLVLVVNPAITYGAYERLKEVIFPGKNNLKPWEAFLLGAASKSLATIATQPLIVAKVGLQSRPPPERKGKPFSSFVEVMSFILEREGVSGLFKGIAPQILKGLLVQGILMMTKERFRYAKTCLNTTDGGTEISFPHHDARSCPRAPRQRGLDILTYSKSPDLTTNFRLQYPTSGAPSDRSNGQYVAPSFSCFFPFTTEVAWLISTDRVQELLAAQPVAQGAPQRGELLTFWHLPSPYSIKKPKTSRYPSLKGTDPKFRRNHRHALHGTMKALKELKEGKRETA from the exons ATGGCTGCGCAGTCCAAATCAGCTCCTATTGCCCCATGGGGCAAAGCCGTTGCTGGCGCGTCCGGCGCTGTGCTTGCCAACGCCTTGGTGTATCCTCTTGACAT CGTCAAGACGCGTCTCCAGGTCCAAGTCAAACCACAGTCCACCACGGCAACGACCGAACCAGCCGAACCGACGGATCACGTTGAGCCTCACTACTCCTCTACCTGGGATGCCTTGAGCAAAATCGTTGCCGAAGATGGACCAAAGGGCCTATATGCCGGCATGAGCGGCTCTCTCCTAGGCGTCGCATCGACCAACTTTGCCTACTTCTACTGGTACTCCGTCGTACGCGCTCTCTATCTGCGCTCGGCCAAaagctcggcgccgccctcaaCACTGATTGAGCTAAGTCTTGGCGCTGTTGCTGGTGCGGTCGCACAGCTCTGTACGATTCCTGTTGCTGTCATTACGACAAGACAGCAGACGCAGCgaaagacagagagaaaaGGGTTTGTTGATACTGCGCGGGAAGTAATTGATGGAGACGATGGTCTTTTTGGCCTGTGGAGGGGCTTGAAGGCGAGTTTGGTACTGGTCGTCAACCCCGCCATCACATATGGTGCCTACGAGCGGCTCAAGGAAGTTATATTTCCTGGGAAGAATAACCTGAAGCCTTGGGAGGCATTCC TGCTAGGCGCCGCCTCCAAATCGTTGGCGACCATTGCCACACAACCTCTTATCGTAGCCAAGGTAGGTTTGCAATCCCGGCCACCGCCGGAAAGAAAGGGCAAGCCTTTTAGCAGCTTTGTCGAGGTTATGAGCTTTATTCTGGAGCGGGAGGGAGTCTCGGGCCTCTTCAAGGGTATCGCGCCTCAGATTCTCAAGGGCCTTCTGGTTCAAGGCATCCTGATGATGACCAAGGAGCG CTTTCGTTACGCGAAGACCTGTTTGAACACGACCGATGGC GGCACGGAAATTTCGTTTCCCCACCACGACGCTCGCTCCTGCCCACGCGCACCACGGCAAAGAGGACTCGATATCCTGACTTACTCGAAATCCCCCGACCTCACCACGAACTTCAGACTTCAGTATCCAACGTCAGGGGCACCTTCCGACCGCAGCAATGGCCAGTATGTTGCGCCCTCGTTCTCTTGCTTCTTCCCCTTTACTACGGAAGTGGCCTGGCTAATCTCGACCGACAGAGTCCAAGAACTCCTCGCAGCACAACCAGTCGCGCAAGGCGCACCGCAACGG GGTGAACTGCTGACGTTTTGGCATTTGCCTTCGCCCTACAGTATCAAGAAGCCGAAGACCTCGAGATACCCGTCCCTGAAGGGTACCGACCCCAAGTTCCGTCGTAACCATCGCCACGCTCTGCACGGCACCATGAAGGCTCTG AAGGAGCTGAAGGAGGGCAAGCGCGAGACGGCATAG
- a CDS encoding trna-splicing endonuclease subunit, whose product MAAAKDLDNLAALVLDNLRDQHDWSEVELRDDGKSRPRPIISGLPPSRLYMHPDEQIEALGIEQATGKRPNQAPEFEWVLPVHLSEQWTLSSFANIFDSIDALPRPISLEESQNTPSKRDWRGTDRQKRLLLAVVHDDSTVSYYLIHDGIVKPRQN is encoded by the coding sequence ATGGCTGCCGCAAAGGATCTCGACAACCTTGCTGCTCTGGTGCTCGATAACCTTCGAGACCAGCATGACTGGTCAGAAGTTGAACTTCGCGATGATGGCAAAAGCCGACCACGGCCCATCATCTCTGGCCTACCACCATCACGCCTATACATGCATCCGGACGAGCAGATCGAGGCTCTGGGAATCGAGCAGGCTACTGGGAAGCGCCCAAACCAGGCGCCCGAGTTTGAATGGGTCCTGCCCGTCCACCTCAGCGAGCAATGGACCTTGAGCTCTTTTGCCAACATTTTCGACTCCATCGACGCTCTGCCGCGGCCAATTAGTTTGGAAGAAAGTCAAAACACACCCTCGAAGCGGGATTGGCGTGGCACAGACCGCCAAAAAAGACTGCTGCTCGCCGTTGTCCATGATGACTCGACGGTTTCATACTACCTCATTCACGATGGCATTGTGAAGCCAAGACAGAATTAG